A DNA window from Trueperaceae bacterium contains the following coding sequences:
- the aroF gene encoding 3-deoxy-7-phosphoheptulonate synthase, whose translation MINQIEDLRAQIDDLNLALLELLNARAKIAEEIGTLQTAKGLSHYDPVREQKMLDILMTANKGPFTNNTLKSLFKQIFQASMQLEDDQDKAKYLASRSVQSKDTVVCIGETAVGGTNAPVLIAGPCAIESHEQVFATAEKVSSKGIKLFRGGAFKPRTDPYSFQGLGLEALKLARAACDEFDLNFVTEVMDARDLPQILDHADVLQIGARNMQNFSLLKAVGATQRPVLFKRGLSATIEEWIRAAEYLLDAGNPNVILCERGIRTFERYTRNTLDVSAVALAKIETHLPVLVDVTHSGGRRDLLVPLTKSALAIGADGIMIEVHPNPTVALSDNKQQIDFDAFDDYLEKTGYHRRLDTKRSHEYGF comes from the coding sequence TCAACGCTAGGGCAAAAATAGCAGAAGAAATAGGTACCTTGCAAACCGCGAAGGGCCTCAGTCATTACGACCCAGTTCGAGAGCAAAAGATGCTAGACATATTAATGACAGCCAACAAAGGCCCTTTTACTAACAACACTCTAAAAAGTCTGTTTAAGCAAATATTCCAAGCCAGTATGCAACTCGAAGATGATCAAGACAAGGCTAAATACCTCGCTTCTCGATCAGTCCAAAGCAAAGACACAGTAGTATGCATCGGAGAAACAGCAGTAGGAGGAACAAACGCACCAGTCCTAATTGCCGGTCCTTGCGCAATAGAATCGCACGAGCAAGTATTTGCTACAGCAGAGAAGGTGTCTTCTAAAGGCATTAAGCTATTCCGGGGCGGAGCCTTCAAACCTCGTACCGACCCTTACAGTTTCCAGGGACTTGGGTTGGAAGCACTAAAACTTGCAAGAGCCGCATGCGATGAATTTGACTTAAATTTTGTAACCGAAGTGATGGACGCCCGCGACCTTCCTCAAATCCTAGATCATGCTGACGTTCTGCAAATCGGGGCGAGAAACATGCAGAATTTTTCTCTCCTCAAGGCTGTAGGAGCAACACAGAGACCAGTGCTTTTCAAACGGGGCCTTTCGGCAACGATAGAAGAATGGATTAGAGCAGCTGAGTACCTTTTAGACGCTGGCAACCCTAACGTGATCTTATGTGAACGCGGTATTCGTACTTTCGAACGGTATACTCGCAACACCCTGGATGTATCAGCAGTTGCTCTTGCAAAGATAGAAACCCACCTACCCGTACTTGTGGACGTTACCCATTCTGGCGGACGTCGAGACCTACTAGTTCCGCTCACCAAATCTGCTCTGGCTATTGGAGCGGACGGAATAATGATTGAGGTGCATCCCAACCCAACAGTTGCTCTCTCCGACAACAAACAACAAATAGACTTTGATGCCTTCGACGATTATCTTGAAAAAACTGGCTACCATAGGCGGCTAGACACAAAACGGAGTCACGAATACGGCTTCTAG